In a genomic window of Chaetodon trifascialis isolate fChaTrf1 chromosome 8, fChaTrf1.hap1, whole genome shotgun sequence:
- the LOC139335619 gene encoding serine/threonine-protein kinase SBK1: MSLIFVCLACLFQTPVTVLETKYKKMIELGLADGSLIDELMELTAQSLCHLEIQEHFNIVKEIGRGKYGKVLLVTHRFRGTPMALKVMPKASTKLQGFLREYCISLHLSCHPCIVGLFGIAFQSNEHYCFAQELVIGRDLFAVIQPKVGIPESSVKRCVLQIASALEFIHSHGLVHRDVKPENILLLDSHCCQVKLADFGLAQKRGTLIRFITGTLPYMAPELCTMALQEGQKEVTSPPLSVEPSLDTWAFGVVIFCILTGYFPWERCMDSDDFYEEFADWCGLEEKPNTEEDIPPLWKRFTPEAMEMFGKLLALDAGKRCTVGEVRAYVEKDWLKKVHGIGEQQQTVEKEKVSGFENNRGHGEVEKQSNTS, encoded by the exons ATGTCTCTGATT tttgtgtgtttggcttgCCTTTTTCAGACTCCTGTGACTGTATTGGAAACCAAGTACAAAAAG ATGATTGAGCTGGGCCTCGCAGATGGAAGCCTGATCGatgagctgatggagctgaCGGCACAGAGCCTCTGTCACCTGGAGATCCAGGAACACTTCAACATCGTCAAGGAGATCGGCCGAGGCAAATATGGCAAAGTGCTGCTGGTCACACATCGCTTCAGGG GGACTCCCATGGCCTTGAAAGTGATGCCCAAAGCCTCGACTAAGCTGCAAGGCTTTCTGAGAGAGTACTGCATCTCCTTACACCTGTCCTGTCACCCCTGCATTGTGGGCCTCTTTGGCATCGCCTTCCAGTCTAATGAGCACTACTGCTTTGCCCAGGAGCTTGTCATTGGGAGGGACCTGTTCGCTGTCATCCAGCCAAAG GTGGGTATCCCAGAATCTTCAGTAAAACGTTGTGTCCTCCAGATTGCCAGTGCTTTGGAGTTCATCCACAGCCATGGTCTGGTCCACCGTGATGTCAAGCCTGAAAACATCCTCCTGTTGGACAGTCACTGCTGCCAGGTCAAGCTGGCAGACTTTGGCCTGGCCCAGAAGAGAGGCACTCTGATACGCTTCATCACAGGAACCCTGCCCTACATGGCCCCAGAGCTTTGCACCATGGCCCTGCAGGAGGGCCAGAAAGAAGTGACCTCTCCTCCGCTTAGTGTGGAGCCAAGTCTGGACACCTGGGCCTTTGGGGTGGTTATCTTCTGCATCCTTACGGGATACTTCCCCTGGGAGCGCTGCATGGACTCGGATGACTTCTACGAGGAGTTTGCAGACTGGTGTGGACTGGAGGAGAAACCTAACACTGAGGAGGACATTCCTCCTTTGTGGAAAAGGTTCACTCCAGAAGCCATGGAGATGTTTGGTAAGCTCCTGGCTTTGGATGCAGGAAAGAGGTGTACAGTGGGGGAAGTGAGAGCGTATGTGGAGAAGGACTGGCTTAAAAAGGTACATGGGAttggtgagcagcagcagacagtagaaaaagaaaaagtcagtgGCTTTGAGAATAATCGCGGGCATGGCGAGGTAGAGAAACAGTCTAATACTTCATAA